In a genomic window of Scyliorhinus torazame isolate Kashiwa2021f chromosome 5, sScyTor2.1, whole genome shotgun sequence:
- the LOC140420207 gene encoding uncharacterized protein, which translates to MESHKNTCTMGKPWKCGECGKRFISPSKLEIHRRSHTRERPFTCAVSGKGFTNSSHLLTHRRVHMSDRPFNCSECEARFSRSSHLLRHQRTHTEERPFNCTECGKGFKHSSTLQKHQRVHTGERPFTCSECGKEFAQLSNLLTHQRVHTGERQFSCSHCTKGFRWSSNLLEHQRVHTGERPFTCTECGKGFMQLTKLQMHQRIHTGERPFTCSECGTGFRDSSALVRHQRIHSGERPFTCSVCDKRFSHLSSLLRHQRVHTGERPLSCSDCGKGFRDSSNLRIHQRIHTGQRLFTCFKRGKGFARSSHLLRHRC; encoded by the coding sequence ATGGAGAGCCACAAGAACACCTGCACCAtggggaaaccatggaaatgtggggaatgtgggaagagattcatatCACCAtcaaagctggaaattcatcgacgcagtcacactagggagaggccattcacctgtgctgtgtctgggaagggattcacaaattCATCCCACCTTCtgacacaccggcgagttcacatgaGTGACAGACCATTCAACTGCTCTGAGTGTGAGGCGAGATTCagtcggtcatcccacctgctgagacaccagcgcactcacactgaggagaggccgttcaactgcactgagtgtgggaagggattcaaacattcatccaccctgcagaagcatcagcgagttcatactggggagcgtccattcacctgctctgagtgtgggaaggaattcgctcagttatccaacctgctgacgcaccagcgagttcacactggggagagacaattcagctgctctcattgcacaaagGGTTTTAGATGGTCATCCAACCTGCtggaacaccagcgagttcacaccggagagaggccattcacctgcactgagtgtgggaagggatttatgcaGCTGACCAAACTGCAAATGcatcaacgaattcacactggggagaggccattcacctgttctgaatgTGGGACGGGATTTAGAGATTCTTCCGCGTtggtgagacaccagcgaattcacagtggggagaggccgttcacctgctcagtgtgtgacaAGAGATTCAGTCATTTATCCAGCCtcttgagacaccagcgagttcatactggggagaggccgctctcctgctctgactgtgggaagggattcagggattcatccaacctgcggatacaccagcgaattcacaccggacaGAGATTGTTCACCTGTTTTAAGCGTGGTAAGGGATttgctcggtcatcccacctgctgagacatcgGTGTTAA